One Entomomonas asaccharolytica DNA segment encodes these proteins:
- the cysN gene encoding sulfate adenylyltransferase subunit CysN: MSHQSELISQDILAYLAQHERKELLRFLTCGNVDDGKSTLIGRLLHDSKMIYEDQLEAITKDSKKVGTTGDDVDLALLVDGLQAEREQGITIDVAYRYFSTAKRKFIIADTPGHEQYTRNMATGASTCDLAIILIDARHGVQTQTRRHSFIASLLGIKHIVVAINKMDLMGYGQSVFEKIKADYLEFAKQLNVNSEAIYFVPMSALKGDNVVNHSEHTPWYDGKSLMEILETVEIAADRNLTDLRFPVQYVNRPNLNFRGFAGTLASGIVRKGDEVLVLPSGKSSKVKSIVTFAGELEQAIPGEAITLTLEDEIDISRGDLLVHADSVPQVTDSFEAMLVWMAEEPMRPGKKYDIKRATSYIPGTIATIEHSVDVNTLEHKAASELKLNEIAKVKVALDAPIALDGYEQNRTTGAFIIVDRLTNGTVGAGMIIAAPTGTGINRHGNNAHVSVAERVQRFGQKPVTILFSGLSGAGKSTLAYGVERRLFDRGRAVYVLDGQNLRRDLNKGLPQDRAGRTENWLRAANVARQFNEAGLIALAAFVAPDSEGREQAKAIIGSDRLITVYVKASLEACKERDPQGLYAASEDNIPAISFPYDEPLDADIIIDTQTTSIEQGVEQIIKALWEKDFI, encoded by the coding sequence ATGTCACATCAATCAGAATTAATTAGCCAAGATATTTTGGCTTACTTAGCACAACACGAACGTAAAGAACTATTACGCTTTTTAACCTGCGGTAATGTGGACGATGGTAAAAGTACCTTGATTGGTCGTTTACTGCATGATTCAAAAATGATCTATGAAGATCAGTTAGAAGCTATTACCAAAGATTCTAAAAAAGTAGGTACCACAGGTGATGATGTGGACTTGGCTTTATTAGTAGATGGGCTACAAGCAGAGCGTGAGCAAGGCATTACCATTGATGTAGCTTATCGTTATTTTAGTACAGCTAAGCGTAAATTTATTATTGCAGATACCCCTGGCCATGAACAGTATACCCGTAATATGGCGACAGGTGCTTCTACCTGTGATTTAGCTATTATCTTAATAGATGCTAGACACGGTGTCCAAACCCAAACTAGACGTCATAGTTTTATTGCCTCTTTACTAGGTATCAAGCATATTGTCGTTGCCATTAATAAAATGGATTTAATGGGATATGGGCAATCAGTATTTGAGAAAATAAAAGCCGATTACTTAGAATTTGCGAAGCAACTTAATGTAAATAGTGAAGCGATTTACTTTGTGCCTATGTCTGCTTTAAAAGGTGACAACGTAGTAAACCATAGTGAGCATACACCTTGGTATGATGGTAAATCACTTATGGAAATTTTGGAGACAGTGGAAATTGCAGCAGACCGTAATTTAACTGACTTACGTTTCCCTGTGCAATATGTTAATCGTCCTAACTTAAACTTCCGTGGTTTTGCAGGTACATTAGCTAGCGGTATTGTGCGTAAAGGTGATGAAGTTTTAGTATTGCCTTCTGGTAAGTCCAGTAAAGTAAAATCAATAGTAACCTTTGCAGGTGAATTAGAACAGGCAATTCCGGGTGAAGCTATTACCTTAACCTTAGAAGATGAAATTGATATTTCTCGTGGTGATTTGTTAGTGCATGCAGACTCGGTACCGCAGGTTACGGATAGCTTTGAAGCAATGTTAGTATGGATGGCTGAAGAGCCAATGAGGCCAGGTAAGAAGTACGATATTAAACGTGCTACCAGTTATATTCCTGGCACTATTGCCACTATAGAACATAGCGTAGATGTTAATACCTTAGAGCATAAAGCAGCGAGTGAATTAAAGCTTAATGAAATTGCTAAAGTAAAAGTAGCATTAGATGCCCCTATAGCTTTAGATGGCTATGAGCAAAATCGTACTACAGGTGCATTTATTATTGTTGATCGTTTAACTAATGGTACTGTAGGCGCAGGCATGATTATTGCTGCACCTACAGGCACGGGTATTAATCGACATGGTAATAATGCTCATGTGAGTGTGGCTGAACGTGTACAGCGTTTTGGTCAAAAACCTGTTACTATTTTATTTTCTGGCTTATCAGGTGCAGGTAAAAGTACGCTGGCTTATGGGGTAGAACGTCGTTTATTTGATCGTGGCCGTGCAGTTTACGTGCTAGACGGTCAAAATCTACGCCGTGATTTAAATAAAGGCTTACCACAAGACAGAGCAGGACGTACTGAAAACTGGTTACGTGCTGCTAATGTAGCACGCCAATTTAATGAAGCAGGGTTAATTGCTCTAGCTGCGTTTGTTGCCCCTGATAGCGAGGGGCGTGAGCAGGCAAAAGCAATTATTGGTAGTGATCGGTTAATTACAGTCTATGTAAAAGCTTCTTTAGAAGCCTGTAAAGAACGTGATCCACAAGGATTATATGCGGCAAGTGAAGATAATATTCCTGCTATTTCCTTCCCTTATGATGAGCCTTTAGATGCAGATATTATTATCGATACCCAAACCACTTCAATAGAACAGGGTGTAGAGCAGATAATAAAAGCACTATGGGAAAAAGATTTTATTTAG
- the pheA gene encoding prephenate dehydratase has protein sequence MAVEQELQALRVRIDSLDEKILDLISERARCAQEVAKVKTANLAEGESPVFYRPEREAFVLKHIMERNKGPLSNEEMARLFREIMSTCLALEQPLRVAYLGPEGTFTQAAAIKHFGNAVVSKPMAAIDEVFREVAAGAVNFGVVPVENSTEGAVNHTLDSFLEHDLVICGEVELRIHHHLLVGKNTKQDRITRIYSHAQSLAQCRKWLDAHYPNVERVAVSSNAEAAKRVQSEWNSAAIAGDMAASLYDLTILNEKIEDRPDNSTRFFIIGNQEVPPTGDDKTSIIVSIHNKPGILHELLEPFRKNNIDLTRIETRPARSSKWSYVFFIDFSGHHHDPLIKAVLEEMGRGSVGLKVLGSYPQAVL, from the coding sequence ATGGCAGTAGAACAAGAATTACAAGCATTAAGGGTGCGGATTGATAGTTTAGACGAGAAGATACTTGATTTAATTTCTGAGCGTGCTCGTTGTGCTCAAGAGGTGGCGAAAGTTAAAACAGCTAACCTTGCAGAAGGCGAGTCCCCTGTTTTTTATCGTCCAGAGCGTGAAGCTTTTGTGCTTAAACATATTATGGAACGCAATAAAGGCCCTCTGAGTAATGAAGAGATGGCTCGTTTATTCCGTGAAATAATGTCCACCTGCTTAGCTTTAGAGCAACCATTGCGAGTGGCTTATTTAGGCCCAGAAGGTACTTTCACCCAAGCGGCAGCCATTAAACATTTTGGTAATGCTGTGGTAAGTAAACCAATGGCGGCTATTGATGAAGTATTTAGAGAAGTAGCAGCTGGTGCGGTGAATTTTGGTGTAGTACCTGTAGAGAACTCTACTGAAGGTGCAGTAAACCATACCTTAGATAGTTTTTTAGAACATGATTTAGTGATTTGTGGTGAGGTAGAGTTACGCATTCATCACCATTTATTAGTGGGTAAAAATACCAAGCAAGATCGCATTACTCGTATTTATTCACATGCGCAATCACTAGCACAGTGCCGTAAATGGTTAGACGCCCATTATCCAAATGTTGAACGGGTAGCTGTTTCCAGCAATGCAGAAGCGGCTAAGCGCGTACAAAGTGAATGGAATAGTGCAGCTATTGCTGGTGATATGGCGGCGAGTTTATATGATCTAACTATTTTGAATGAGAAAATAGAAGACCGTCCAGACAACTCAACCCGTTTCTTTATTATTGGTAACCAAGAAGTACCACCTACAGGTGATGATAAGACTTCTATTATCGTTTCAATCCATAATAAACCAGGTATTTTGCACGAGTTATTAGAGCCATTCCGTAAAAACAATATTGACCTTACTCGTATTGAAACTAGACCTGCACGTAGTAGCAAGTGGAGCTATGTGTTCTTTATTGATTTCTCAGGCCATCATCATGACCCATTGATTAAAGCTGTTTTAGAAGAAATGGGTAGAGGTAGCGTAGGCTTAAAAGTATTGGGCTCTTATCCTCAAGCAGTTTTATAA
- a CDS encoding sensor histidine kinase: MTTSKAPKSYAFFLIIGLIIFGLVGYLGFRTIEHQALLKHYQIEEIAQSRINEADKFIKNLLNQKATRLDAIANFLQLDDYSLKQFTDNDTDVDNLFILQNNQLTYPNQQTDLSQKQQQLIATITPLINDPNSLYAPSITNENIRPHSGWYINYSNQTPLLIYWSNKDSLTIGFCISYVNFLADVINNANLSYDNGSLKITENDRLLYQSTTDINNLHLLANKNLAYPLTNWQISYYGEPTHTLAIYLWGIVIILLLLIAIGLILYNLYREYMRTTRQAMQQVNFVSQVSHELKTPLTNITLYAELLKEEQEAENTDQQAYTEVIINESQRLSRLIQNILSFTKTPKIHLTTFNLSETLIQIAHTFSPSFKSKGINLVLTIPDNIKVTSDIDRVTQIICNFLSNSEKYAAQGKQVDLSLMPHTNYIDIQVRDYGNGIANKEHKLIFTPFYRIKSTITEGVSGTGIGLTIAKQLATSLQAEILITNTNPGVCFTLRLWQLTDSQGTGN, translated from the coding sequence ATGACTACCAGCAAAGCACCTAAAAGTTATGCTTTTTTCCTAATTATTGGTTTAATAATTTTTGGATTAGTAGGTTATCTTGGTTTTCGCACTATCGAACATCAAGCACTTTTAAAACATTACCAAATTGAAGAAATTGCCCAAAGCCGTATTAATGAAGCAGATAAATTTATTAAAAATCTGCTTAATCAAAAAGCAACTCGTCTTGATGCAATTGCTAATTTTCTACAACTTGATGATTACTCATTAAAACAATTTACTGATAATGATACAGACGTTGATAACTTGTTTATTTTACAAAATAACCAACTTACCTACCCTAACCAACAAACAGATTTATCTCAAAAGCAACAACAACTAATCGCTACTATCACTCCCCTTATTAACGACCCTAACTCGCTTTATGCACCAAGTATTACTAATGAAAATATTAGACCTCATTCGGGTTGGTATATTAACTACAGTAATCAAACACCCTTACTTATATACTGGTCTAATAAAGATAGTCTAACGATTGGTTTCTGCATTTCCTATGTCAACTTTTTAGCTGATGTAATTAATAACGCAAACCTTAGCTATGACAATGGTAGTTTAAAAATTACTGAAAATGATCGACTACTTTATCAAAGCACTACCGATATAAATAATTTACATCTACTGGCCAATAAAAACTTAGCCTACCCTCTTACTAATTGGCAAATTAGTTATTATGGAGAACCCACTCACACCTTAGCCATCTATCTATGGGGTATAGTAATTATCCTATTACTACTTATCGCTATTGGTTTGATTTTGTATAACCTCTACAGAGAGTATATGCGTACCACACGCCAAGCAATGCAACAAGTAAACTTTGTTAGCCAAGTTTCTCATGAGTTAAAAACGCCCCTTACCAATATCACCCTTTATGCAGAATTATTAAAAGAAGAACAAGAAGCAGAGAATACAGATCAACAAGCTTATACTGAAGTGATTATTAATGAGAGTCAGCGTTTATCACGCTTAATACAAAATATTCTTAGCTTTACTAAAACGCCCAAAATACATTTAACCACTTTTAATCTAAGTGAAACACTTATTCAAATCGCCCATACTTTCTCACCCTCCTTTAAGAGTAAAGGAATAAACTTAGTTTTAACTATTCCTGATAATATCAAGGTTACTTCTGATATTGACCGTGTTACCCAAATTATCTGTAATTTTCTTAGCAATTCTGAAAAATATGCAGCTCAGGGAAAGCAAGTTGATCTTAGTTTAATGCCACATACTAATTATATTGATATTCAAGTACGCGATTATGGTAACGGTATAGCCAATAAAGAACATAAACTTATTTTTACTCCCTTCTATCGTATTAAATCTACTATTACAGAAGGTGTTTCTGGTACAGGCATTGGGCTTACCATTGCCAAACAATTAGCTACTAGCCTACAAGCTGAAATTCTTATTACAAATACTAATCCTGGGGTATGCTTTACCTTACGACTTTGGCAACTAACAGACTCACAAGGAACAGGTAATTAA
- a CDS encoding response regulator transcription factor, with product MKILIAEDDLNIRLGLEKALAREGYTLITAENGKVALEKYQQQKPDFIILDIMMPELDGYSVCREIRKHNDHIPIIFLSAKDEEIDRVVGLELGADDYISKPFGIHEIRARIKTIARRCLRNTTEKTDNHFPFGDLIVYPNELCATRGEQRLELSLREIKILECLYTYRNQVVTRDMLFNAAWGYEHIPNSRTLDQHISHLRKTIELDANNPQLIKTVHGMGYRYQKN from the coding sequence ATGAAAATTCTTATTGCTGAAGATGATCTTAATATTCGCCTAGGTTTAGAAAAAGCATTAGCACGAGAAGGCTATACACTAATTACCGCAGAAAATGGAAAAGTAGCTTTAGAAAAATATCAACAACAAAAACCTGACTTTATTATTCTTGATATTATGATGCCAGAATTAGATGGCTATTCTGTATGTCGAGAAATTCGTAAACATAACGACCATATCCCTATAATATTTTTATCCGCTAAAGATGAAGAAATTGATCGTGTAGTCGGTTTAGAATTAGGTGCAGATGATTATATTAGTAAACCTTTTGGTATCCATGAAATAAGAGCGAGAATAAAAACCATTGCTCGCCGTTGTTTACGTAATACAACAGAAAAAACAGATAATCATTTTCCCTTTGGCGACTTAATTGTTTACCCAAATGAACTTTGTGCAACGCGAGGTGAACAACGACTAGAGCTATCACTAAGAGAAATAAAAATTCTAGAATGTCTTTATACTTACCGCAATCAAGTAGTCACCAGAGATATGCTATTTAATGCAGCATGGGGCTATGAACATATCCCCAATAGCCGAACATTAGATCAACATATTTCCCATTTACGAAAAACCATTGAGTTAGATGCCAATAATCCACAGCTTATAAAAACCGTGCATGGTATGGGATATCGATATCAAAAAAATTAA
- the cysD gene encoding sulfate adenylyltransferase subunit CysD gives MLDKLTHLKQLEAESIHIIREVAAEFDNPVMLYSIGKDSAVMLHLARKAFFPGKLPFPVLHVDTRWKFQEMYQFRSQMTQEMNLDLLVHINPDGVAQNVNPFTHGSAKHTDIMKTQGLKQALDKYGFDAAFGGARRDEEKSRAKERVYSFRDTKHRWDPKNQRPELWNIYNGKINKGESIRVFPLSNWTELDIWQYIYLEKIPIVPLYFAAERDVIEMNGTLIMIDDERILEYLTDQQKASITKKMVRFRTLGCYPLTGAVESKATTLPEIIQEMLLTKTSERQGRVIDHDATGSMEEKKRQGYF, from the coding sequence ATGCTTGATAAACTAACTCACTTAAAGCAACTAGAAGCTGAGAGTATACATATTATTCGTGAAGTAGCCGCAGAGTTTGATAACCCTGTAATGCTCTATTCGATTGGTAAAGATTCTGCCGTAATGCTGCACTTAGCCCGTAAGGCATTCTTTCCTGGTAAATTGCCTTTCCCTGTACTGCACGTGGATACCCGTTGGAAGTTTCAGGAAATGTATCAGTTCCGTAGTCAAATGACGCAAGAAATGAATCTTGATTTATTGGTGCATATTAACCCTGATGGCGTTGCGCAAAATGTTAATCCTTTTACCCATGGTAGCGCAAAACATACCGATATTATGAAAACCCAAGGCTTAAAACAAGCCTTAGATAAATATGGTTTTGATGCTGCCTTTGGTGGTGCTCGTCGCGATGAAGAAAAATCACGTGCGAAGGAACGTGTATATTCTTTCCGTGATACTAAACATCGTTGGGATCCTAAAAATCAACGTCCAGAACTATGGAATATCTATAATGGTAAAATTAATAAAGGTGAATCAATTCGTGTATTCCCTCTATCAAATTGGACAGAATTAGATATATGGCAATATATCTATTTAGAAAAAATACCCATCGTACCTCTTTATTTTGCGGCTGAACGTGATGTTATTGAAATGAATGGTACGCTGATTATGATAGATGATGAGCGTATTCTTGAATACTTAACTGACCAACAAAAAGCAAGTATTACTAAGAAAATGGTACGTTTCCGTACCCTTGGTTGTTATCCATTGACGGGGGCTGTTGAATCAAAAGCCACCACATTACCTGAAATTATTCAGGAAATGTTATTAACCAAAACATCAGAACGACAAGGTCGAGTAATTGACCATGATGCTACTGGGTCGATGGAAGAGAAAAAACGGCAGGGGTATTTCTAA
- a CDS encoding DUF945 family protein, with amino-acid sequence MNKGIIIGGIVVLVGAASPYFCGSAIESKFDNQIKEFQVALKQMDPSLTLEKTEYSKGWFSSTAKTVLTVDREKIPLEHKITHGPFSYFGIGKIQTNIVFNDQQKQVVDSLFAGKQPILVTTNVGFSGVKSIELYSAEINNKPDPTDPSTTINWGGMTGNFNINGDRIITDVNVPKFSLTQTRKSVEILGLTIKGDSAYSNDKDKLAAINWAGNASLNIDKFLVQSPEGIYSSKIALNAVSTDDKANLGYNSTLKFTNIVVPQDLRITTADSDLVEFGIGFNGIPKKPFVDFLKKVDEIQQQGRTPSDSEVMRIGEPFVIAALQGTPSITAHALITSKQGDANINAEAKLATADTATDMMSLAMNAMNRLEITVTPSFSESLLDEVVNEGQLRINKDEFIMGITENNRFILNNGKFSGKFEFKQGQFYSNGQPDPELQQNIYYILPSGLF; translated from the coding sequence TTGAATAAGGGTATTATTATTGGAGGGATCGTTGTTTTAGTTGGTGCTGCCAGCCCATATTTTTGTGGTAGCGCTATTGAAAGCAAATTTGATAACCAAATAAAAGAGTTTCAAGTAGCTTTAAAACAAATGGATCCAAGCCTAACATTAGAAAAAACTGAGTATTCAAAAGGGTGGTTTTCCTCTACAGCAAAAACAGTGCTAACTGTGGATCGCGAAAAAATTCCTTTAGAACATAAAATTACTCATGGTCCTTTTAGCTATTTTGGCATAGGAAAAATACAAACGAACATTGTATTTAATGACCAACAGAAACAAGTTGTTGATAGTTTATTTGCAGGTAAACAACCTATATTAGTCACTACTAATGTTGGTTTTTCTGGAGTGAAATCTATTGAACTTTACTCTGCTGAAATTAATAATAAGCCAGACCCTACCGACCCTTCAACTACTATAAACTGGGGAGGAATGACTGGTAACTTTAATATCAATGGAGATCGCATAATCACCGATGTTAACGTACCGAAATTCTCACTTACCCAAACTAGAAAATCTGTAGAAATACTTGGCCTTACAATAAAAGGTGATAGTGCTTATAGTAATGATAAAGATAAATTGGCAGCTATTAACTGGGCAGGAAACGCCTCACTTAATATTGACAAGTTCTTGGTACAATCACCAGAAGGCATATATAGCTCAAAAATTGCACTTAATGCAGTTTCCACTGATGACAAAGCTAATCTAGGTTATAACTCTACTTTAAAATTCACTAATATTGTAGTACCTCAAGACCTTCGTATTACTACAGCAGATAGTGATTTAGTAGAGTTTGGCATTGGTTTTAATGGTATTCCTAAAAAACCTTTTGTTGATTTCCTCAAGAAAGTAGATGAAATTCAACAACAAGGTAGAACACCATCAGACAGCGAAGTAATGCGTATAGGAGAACCTTTTGTTATTGCTGCATTACAAGGCACACCTAGCATTACAGCCCATGCATTAATTACTAGTAAACAAGGTGATGCAAATATAAATGCAGAAGCTAAATTAGCAACCGCTGATACGGCAACGGACATGATGAGCCTAGCCATGAATGCTATGAATCGCTTAGAAATAACCGTTACTCCAAGCTTCTCTGAAAGTTTATTAGATGAAGTAGTAAATGAAGGCCAACTACGTATAAATAAAGATGAATTTATTATGGGTATTACTGAGAACAACCGTTTTATTTTAAATAATGGTAAGTTCTCCGGTAAGTTCGAATTCAAACAAGGTCAATTCTATAGCAATGGTCAACCTGATCCAGAGCTACAACAAAATATATATTATATATTACCTAGCGGCCTATTCTAG
- a CDS encoding vWA domain-containing protein yields the protein MKRTLFSLLAIPVLSLMTIVSATAAPKIIIKSELASPVILENAQDKNYLKISLTGFPLDVKKRSPINLALVIDRSTSMSGDRIEKARDAAIMTVNMLSSEDTLSVITYDSSAEVIIPATKVTDKEKLIAKIKQNINPRGMTALFAGVSKGINQVNKHLDKEQINRIILLSDGQANVGPTSIKELSELARTAAKKGITISTIGIGEGYNEDLMTAIAGYSDGNHAFVAHSADLEKIFTKEFKDVMSVVAQDVEVIIKTADGVKPVRLLGRDGEITGNTITVKLNQLYSNQEKYVLLEVIPAKGSAEQQKDLAKVQVSYNNLSSKKLENYDEKIAVRYSKSADVVKQAQVDEIVVDSAIQKAAIENERAIQLMDQGKVEEAKAVLQTNAAQMEALPVTAPAARMKAEQSAAANKQLFDKVSTESKASSRKALKESNYKTQKQQQ from the coding sequence ATGAAACGAACACTATTTTCACTACTTGCTATCCCTGTATTGTCACTTATGACAATAGTTAGTGCTACGGCTGCACCTAAAATTATTATTAAATCGGAATTAGCTTCGCCTGTGATATTAGAAAATGCACAAGATAAAAACTATCTAAAAATCTCTTTAACTGGTTTTCCACTAGATGTAAAAAAACGCAGCCCAATTAACTTAGCATTAGTTATTGATCGCTCTACCTCAATGAGTGGTGATCGTATAGAAAAGGCTAGAGATGCTGCTATTATGACAGTTAATATGCTGAGTAGCGAAGATACATTATCGGTTATTACCTACGACAGTTCTGCGGAAGTGATTATTCCCGCCACCAAAGTAACAGACAAAGAAAAGTTAATTGCTAAAATTAAGCAAAATATCAATCCTCGCGGTATGACTGCGCTATTCGCTGGTGTTAGCAAAGGCATTAATCAAGTTAATAAACACCTTGATAAAGAACAAATTAACCGTATTATTTTATTATCTGATGGCCAAGCCAATGTTGGCCCTACCTCTATCAAAGAACTTTCTGAATTAGCCAGAACAGCCGCCAAAAAAGGTATTACCATTAGCACCATAGGTATAGGCGAAGGTTATAATGAAGATTTAATGACAGCGATTGCGGGTTATAGCGATGGCAACCATGCTTTTGTAGCCCATTCAGCTGATTTAGAAAAAATCTTCACCAAAGAATTTAAAGATGTTATGTCTGTAGTAGCACAAGATGTAGAAGTTATTATTAAAACAGCGGATGGGGTTAAACCCGTTCGTCTATTAGGTAGAGATGGAGAAATCACAGGTAATACTATCACTGTAAAACTAAACCAACTGTATTCTAACCAAGAAAAATATGTACTACTTGAAGTTATTCCTGCGAAAGGTTCAGCAGAACAACAAAAAGACTTAGCAAAAGTACAGGTTTCTTATAACAACCTTAGCAGTAAAAAACTTGAAAACTATGATGAAAAAATAGCTGTTCGTTATAGCAAATCTGCTGATGTAGTAAAACAAGCTCAAGTTGATGAAATTGTTGTTGACTCAGCAATCCAAAAAGCCGCTATAGAAAATGAACGTGCTATTCAATTAATGGATCAAGGCAAAGTGGAAGAAGCTAAAGCAGTACTACAAACCAATGCGGCACAAATGGAAGCGTTACCTGTTACTGCGCCAGCTGCAAGAATGAAAGCCGAGCAAAGTGCAGCAGCTAATAAACAACTATTTGATAAAGTTAGTACAGAAAGTAAAGCATCATCAAGGAAAGCATTAAAAGAGTCTAACTACAAGACTCAAAAACAACAGCAATAA
- a CDS encoding Nif3-like dinuclear metal center hexameric protein, with translation MAVTLTQLVQYLDYYLSCDQIKDYCPNGLQVEGKPEINKIITGVTASQALIDAAIEQQADAIIVHHGYFWRGEEPTIVGMKRNRIKVLLDNDVSLLAYHLPLDVHPMLGNNAQLAKILGITIDTTLNPNDPTIIGLQGHLAMPQSVTEFASRVEQELNRKPMVVDSGKPVQKIAWCTGGGQGYIDQAAAMGVDLFLTGEASEQTYHSAIENGISFIAAGHHATERYGIKALGEHIAKLHGIEHEFINIDNPF, from the coding sequence ATGGCTGTTACCCTTACTCAGCTAGTTCAATACCTTGATTATTATCTAAGTTGTGACCAAATCAAAGACTACTGTCCCAATGGCTTACAAGTAGAAGGTAAGCCAGAAATAAATAAAATAATTACGGGTGTAACAGCAAGCCAAGCTTTAATAGATGCAGCTATTGAACAGCAAGCAGATGCTATTATTGTCCATCATGGTTACTTTTGGCGTGGGGAAGAACCTACCATTGTGGGTATGAAGCGTAATCGCATAAAAGTATTATTGGATAATGATGTAAGTTTATTAGCTTATCATTTACCCCTCGATGTGCATCCCATGCTAGGTAATAATGCACAATTGGCTAAAATATTAGGTATTACAATAGATACTACTTTAAATCCTAATGATCCTACCATCATAGGCTTACAAGGCCACCTTGCTATGCCTCAATCTGTAACAGAATTTGCTAGCCGAGTAGAACAAGAACTGAATCGTAAACCAATGGTGGTTGATAGTGGTAAACCAGTGCAAAAAATAGCTTGGTGTACAGGTGGTGGACAAGGTTATATAGATCAAGCAGCCGCTATGGGGGTTGATCTGTTTTTAACAGGTGAAGCCTCGGAACAAACTTATCATAGCGCCATAGAAAATGGTATTAGTTTTATTGCAGCAGGCCATCACGCAACAGAGCGTTATGGTATTAAAGCTTTAGGTGAGCATATTGCTAAACTGCATGGTATAGAGCATGAGTTTATTAATATTGATAATCCGTTCTAA